The genomic stretch ACTTCGGTTTACTCACGAACCTACTAACCATTCCAACTGCAGAGTAAATATCAGGTATGGTATTACACAGATACCTTAGAGATCCAACCAACTGCTTGAAAGTTATAGCATATACATCATCACCCTCAGGATCATAATTCAATTTTTGATTTGTTTCTGATGGTGTAACAACAGCCTTACAATTCAGCAGCTCGAATCTCTTCAAaagctcaagttcatatttcAGCTGATGCAAAATGATACCCTTCTCAGAGTAC from Lathyrus oleraceus cultivar Zhongwan6 chromosome 7, CAAS_Psat_ZW6_1.0, whole genome shotgun sequence encodes the following:
- the LOC127102666 gene encoding uncharacterized mitochondrial protein AtMg00810-like, which gives rise to MVCLYVDDIFLTKSYEHEIAKFEKVLRNEFEITDLERMTYFLGMEFMYSEKGIILHQLKYELELLKRFELLNCKAVVTPSETNQKLNYDPEGDDVYAITFKQLVGSLRYLCNTIPDIYSAVGMVSRFVSKPKWPHYQVSVKILRYIKGTLEYCRIH